The proteins below are encoded in one region of Hordeum vulgare subsp. vulgare chromosome 3H, MorexV3_pseudomolecules_assembly, whole genome shotgun sequence:
- the LOC123441191 gene encoding 30S ribosomal protein S17-like produces MKPVVGIVVSNKMQKSVVVAVDRLFHNKVYNRYVKRTSKFMAHDEAETCNIGDRVRLDPSRPLSKNKHWIVAEVLRRAKMYVAQPPAAKASGATTQQTSPKSSA; encoded by the exons ATGAAGCCGGTGGTGGGTATCGTGGTGTCGAACAAGATGCAGAagtcggtggtggtggcggtggaccGCCTCTTCCACAACAAGGTGTACAACCGCTACGTCAAGCGCACCTCCAAGTTCATGGCGCACGACGAGGCCGAGACCTGCAACATCGGCGACAGG GTTAGGCTGGATCCTTCTAGGCCGTTGAGCAAAAACAAGCATTGGATTGTTGCCGAGGTTCTTCGCAGAGCTAAGATGTATGTTGCACAGCCACCTGCAGCAAAAGCTTCTGGTGCGACAACTCAACAAACTAGCCCCAAGTCATCTGCCTGA
- the LOC123441190 gene encoding metallothionein-like protein 2C: MSCCGGNCGCGSACKCGNGCGGCNMYPEVEATGATLLVAAAATHKASSGGMEMAAENGGCGCTQCKCGTSCGCSCCSC; the protein is encoded by the exons ATGTCTTGCTGCGGAGGAAACTGTGGCTGCGGCAGCGCCTGCAAGTGCGGCAACGGCTGCGGCGGCTGCAACATGTACCCAGAGGTTGAGGCCACTGGCGCCaccctcctcgtcgccgccgccgccacccacaaGGC GAGCTCCGGCGGGATGGAGATGGCGGCGGAGAACGGCGGCTGCGGCTGCACCCAGTGCAAGTGCGGCACCAGCTGCGGCTGCTCCTGCTGCAGCTGCTAG